The genome window ATCTATTCTGAAAAGGTTATAGGTTTAGACGACAGCATGAAGATTCCGTTTTTTGTTATTGCTACAGTTTTTGCAGCTATAGGCTCTTGGTTTTTTGGGTGCATTGTCGATCGTTATGGCTCTAAAAACACCCTTATTGGTGTTCTTATTGGTTGGTTTATTTCGCTTATTGCATTGGCATTTGTTAAATGCCAGATTCTATTTTTTATTCTTGGCGCTATAGTCGGGATTCTTCTCGGTGGAGTTTGGACTTCGACAAGACCACTTTTAATCGAGCTTTCGCCGAGAGAAAATATCGGTAGGTTTTTCGGTTTGTATTCATTGTCCGGTAAAACCGCCGCAATAATTGGTCCATTGATCTGGGGTAGTGTAGTGTGGTCGCTATCGAAATTCGGTTCCGAAGTTGCATATCGCGGTGCGGTATGCTCCCTTTCTTTGATGATAGCTATCGGGGGAATAATTCTGTGGCCTTTGAAGACAGAAAAAAAGTGAGTTTAAAAGATTATTTGTATATTATCGCTGGTTTTAAAACATTCCTTCAATTTAGCCAAACACTCATCTGTTAAACAATTTCCGTTTATCCTTAATTCTTCAAGATATTTCATTTTCTTTAAAATTTCGGCACAAAACTCCCTAAGAGAATTATTGTAAAGCCATAGGGTTTTAAGATTCTCGCAAAAGGTCAAAGGCTCTAGGTCGATTTGACTGATTCTGTTTTGGTGAAGATACAGTATCCTCAGTTTTGAGCATTCGGAGAGGGGGTGAAGGTCGATTTTCTCGATACGATTTCCGGATAAATTCAATAAAGCAAGGTTACTTAAACCACCAAGGGATGTTAGGTTAACCTCCTTTATTTTGTTACAGGAAAGATCGAAGGAAAAAAGATTAATAGCCTCTTTAAGTGGCGAAAGATCGAGCTTTGTGAATCGGTTATCCGAAAGGTCTAAGGTTTGAATAGAATGAGCGTATGGCGTTATATTTTCTAAAAAACTTTCTCCTTTTAGGCCCATTCCCCTCAGATTTAGTGCAATTAATTGGTTAGCAGCATCGTAAATCACTCTGTTTTCGGGTATGACTAAATTCCCTAGGAGTAAGGGCGCGCTTTGGAGAGAAAAAGCAAGGATTAATGTGAAGTGCAAAACATAAATCGGTATAGAGTGATGTAACACTGCTTTTGTGAAGTGTCGTGAAGCCCGATATGTTTCAGGCATAAATGATTTTAAAAACAATTGTCTCAAGGTAAATCTTAGGATAATATTTATTTAGACAAGTATTTCAATAAAAAAACCCTCTTTCGAGGGTTTTTTTATTTTGTATGTATAGAATTTTATTGTCTTAATTCCATGAGAATACTAGCATCGCCGGCGATCCAGGCATGCTGTGAATCGAGGATGAAGATGTCATTCAAAGCATCCTCGCTGAAGCCGGCTTCCTGGCGATACCATGTTTCACCGCCATCGGCAGTGTGGAGAATGTAGCCGAACTTGCCAACTGCCCACCCAACTTCAGTGTTTATAAAAGCAACGGACTTGAATATAGTTCCAGAATAGCTTGGTAAATCGAGAATTTCCCAAGAACTTCCACTATTAGTCGTTTTGAGGATGGTGCCCATACTTCCGCAGGCGTAGCCGGTGTTGCTGTTAAGCATATCGATGCCTGTAAGGCTTTGCTCGGTGTCGCTTTGGAGAAGTGTCCAGTTTGTTCCGGCATTAGTTGTTTTGAGAATTGTTCCGGCTTGCCCGACTGCAAAAGCTGTCTGATTATCGATTACATTCAAATCGAATAGCTCGGTTTGTGTTCCTGCGTCCTGAGTTGTCCATGTGAGGCCACCATCAATGCTGTGAATAATAAGGCCATAATTGCCTACTGCCCAACCGTTGTTTGCGTCGGTAAAAATGATGCTGTTAAGCCTTTGGCCTTCGAGGTCGGTAAGCGATATCCATTCTTCGCCGCCATCGGTTGTCCTGAGTATGGTCATTGTAGTATCGAGATAGTTGTTAGTGGAGAATCCGACAGCCCAGCCATGGTTAGCATCGAGGAAGAATATATCCTGGAAGGTTTTATCCATATTAGCGTCCTGATGGATCCACATACGACCGCT of bacterium contains these proteins:
- a CDS encoding leucine-rich repeat protein, whose translation is MPETYRASRHFTKAVLHHSIPIYVLHFTLILAFSLQSAPLLLGNLVIPENRVIYDAANQLIALNLRGMGLKGESFLENITPYAHSIQTLDLSDNRFTKLDLSPLKEAINLFSFDLSCNKIKEVNLTSLGGLSNLALLNLSGNRIEKIDLHPLSECSKLRILYLHQNRISQIDLEPLTFCENLKTLWLYNNSLREFCAEILKKMKYLEELRINGNCLTDECLAKLKECFKTSDNIQIIF